The genomic interval AATGAACCGCGACGGGCGATTGACCGATGAGGAATTTACCCGAGCACTGCGCGACCATCACATGCGCAGCTACAGCCTTCCGCAAGGCGGCATCCGATGAGTGCCATGCACATTTCCGCGCGTGAGCTGCTGGCCAAGGCCGAGTCCGAAGCCAGGGAGCGCGTCAAGGCCGGGAAGCCCGTGCAGCTCTCCCCCTCCCCGGTCTTCAATGCGGCCAAGAGTGAGGCCACGCTCTACCTCTACGATGCCATAGGCGCGTGGTACGGAATTGACCCCCGCGAGTGGGTGCCCGCCTTCGCGGCCATCACCGCAAAAACCATCCATTTGCGCATCAACTCCCCAGGCGGCGCGGTGCTCGACGCCGAAGCCATGCGAGTGGCTATTGCGCAGCATCCCAGCAAAGTAATTGCCCACATTGACGGGCTCTGCGCATCCGCAGCAACGGGCCTGGCTATCGCGGCCAATGAGGTGGAAATGGCGTCCGGTGGCGCGTTCATGATTCACAACGCTTGGGGCATTTGCGCAGGCGGCGAACAGGAAATGCTCGATTACGCCGCCCTGCTCCGACAGACCACGGGCAACATCGTGGCGACCTATCAGCGCAGGACCGGGAAGCCCGCCGCGCAGATCCGCAAGTGGATGGACGCAGAGACATGGTTCACCGCCGAAGAGGCCAAGAGCCACGGATTCGTGGACCGGATCTTCACGCCCGGCCAGGCATCGAACGCAGCGGACCCGGGCAAGGCCAAGCGGGCGCGCGCCCTGGCCCTGGCTGAAATTTCCCTCAAACAAATTTAAACCGACCCCGACAGGAGTTTACATCATGAATTACAGTGACATCATTGCCCAACAGACCGGAATCCTCGACGAGTGCCGCGAGTTGCAGGCCCGGGACGATTTTTCCGATGCCGACCAGCGCAAGTTCGACAGCCTTATGTCGAAGGCCAATTTGCTTGCCAAGCAGGCGGCCAACTATCGTCGGCTGAATGGTCTCTCCGACCCCGCCGACGCCATGGCCGTGGCCAACAGCGCCAACAACTTTGACGGGCACGTCAGCATCGTCTCTCAGCCGAGCGTCTACAAGAACCTTGGCGAACAGCTCATGGACGTTGTGGCCTTGACCACGGGGAACGACCTTCGGGCCAAGAGCGCAGCGGCCGAACGCTATCAGAAGGTCATGAACGCGGCCTCCGGTGCCAACACTGGCATTGATTCCGATGGTGGCTATTTGGTCGAAACCGACAAGGCCGCTGACATCATGACCACGGCGATAGAAACCGGCGTTCTGGCTTCTCGTTGCACCCGGCAGCCGATTGGCGCGAATTCCGACGGATTTTCCTACCTGGCCGCCGATGATCGCGACCGTTCCGACGGCAAAATCAACGGGATCTCGATTTATCGCAAGGGCGAAGCGGACGAAATGCTGGCCGGTGGCAAGGCCAAGCTCAAGGATCGCGAACTGCGCTTGGAAGACATGTATGGCCTGGTCTATGTGACTGGCCGGATGCTCCGGGACGCGGCGGCCATGGGTGCCTATGTGAAGCGAAATTTGAGGCAGCAGCTCGCGTTCAAGCTGGATAAGGAAATCTGGTCCGGCAACGGCGCGGGTGAATGTCTCGGAATCATCAACTCCGACTTGCCCGTTTCCGTGGCCAAGGAGACCAGCCAGGCCGCCGGAACCATCGTGGCGGAAAACGTCGTCAAGATGCTTGGCCGGTTCCGTGGCGATCTGACAAAAGCCGCGTGGTATGTGAACCAGGACTGTTTGCCGCAACTGCCTTTGCTGAAGATCGCAGATCAGCCCATCTACGCCCTCGACTTCCGGAAGTTCCCCCTCGGTGGCCTGTTTGGCCTGCCCGTCGTGCCCACTGAGTTCTGCTCCACCATCGGCTCGAAGTGGGACATTATGCTGGGTGACTTCAGCGAGTACATGTTGATCGAAAAGGGTGGAGTCGAAGAGGCGGAAAGCATTCATGTGCGTTTCCTGCACGATGAAGTGGCCTTCCGGTTCATTACCCGGAACAACGGCCAGCCGATCCACGACGCGCCCATCATTCCGCTGAACGGCAGCAACACTCTCTCCCCGTTCGTGACCTTGGACGAACGCGCCGAGTGATAACATAAATTTCTGCGCGGTTTCCCCGCAGTTCCTGCGCAGAAATGTCCTACCTCCTCATGGGACCACAATCAAAACGAGTGAGGCGCTTGTAGCAAATCACGGAGTTTTGGACCCGCCCTGGATGAGAGCCGTCTGGGGCGGGTTTTTTTTTCGGAAGCTGACCGCGATGGACCAGACGCGTGAGGCTGGACCCGCTCTCGATGTGAGGGCGGGTTTTTTATTCGGTGGAGATTGCGCGGAAGATTGAGGAGGCCATGGCGGGGCGGCACGGAAGCAACCAGTACGCTGCAAAAGAGGACGTGCAACACGTTGCACCTGCGTCTCAAGGTGAAAAATCACGCGACATCGCCGCCGCCGTAGGCATGAGCGGGGTTTTTTAAGCAAGTGGACGAAAAAATAAAACTGGGAGAGGACTGGGAGAGGGACGCCGAGGCAAACAAAAAGGGGCTAGACTTTTACATCTAACCCCTTGATTTCGTGGCGCGCCCGGCATGATTCGAACATGCGACCTACTGATTCGTAGTCAGGCACTCTATCCAACTGAGCTACGGGCGCGTCGAGAAGTCGGTGTTTAGGGGCAAGCTACCCGAATGTCAACAGTTTTTCTTGCCGTAATCACGAATGCGCTCTTTTTTTCAATTTGCCCCGCCACATCGCCCCAAATCCAGCACATTCGGCTTTGCAGGCCGCCTTTACTCAGCGGCGCAGTCCGGCGTGAGTCCTATCCTGCCGAAGCGTTCGGGCACCATGCGGTATCGGCTGAATTCCGGTGCCGGTCATGGACCCGGGGCGCATTTCAGTTCGTGGTCGCGGACACTTCCTCGTCTTCTTCAATCTCGACAGGCAATGAAAGAAGGACCGCTGAGTCGGCAATGGGCATCTCCTGGACGCTTTGCAGCTTGCGGCCGATGACCCGCGTTCTGACCTTGGCCTTCTCGATGGTCTCGGATGCCTGATGGATTTTTTTCTGCACCGCATCCAGGATTTCTCCGTACTTGCCCCACTCGGTCTTGACGGCTCCCAGCAGATTCCAGACTTCGCTCGATCGTTTCTGGATGGCCAGGGTGCGAAAGCCCATCTGCAGGCTGTTCAGGATGGACCACAGGGTCGTGGGTCCGGCAATGACGATCCGAAAATCGCGCTGAATGCTCTCGCTCAGGCCCGGCCTCCGGATGACCTCCGCGAAAAGGCCCTCGATGGGCAGGAACAGGATACCGAAATCGGTCGTGTGCGGCGGGCTTACGTATTTGTCGCGGATGTCCTTGGCGCAGGCCTTGACCCGTGTCTCAAGCTGTTTTCCGGCAATTTCCAAAGCTTCCACGTCGCCGCGATCCTGTGCTTCGAGCAGGCGCTGGTAGTCCTCGATGGGAAATTTCGCGTCGATGGGCAGCAGCACGGGCGCCTCACTGTCCTGGCCCGGCAGCCGGATCGCGAACTCCACCCGTTCCGCGCCTCCTTTCGTGGCGACGTTTTTCGCATACTGCTCGGCGCTGAGCACTTGCTCCAAAAGGGCGCCGAGTTGCACCTCGCCCCAGGTTCCGCGCGTCTTCACGTTGGTCAGGACTTTTTTCAGATCGCCCACGCCCGTGGCCAGGGACTGCATCTCCCCGAGGCCCTTGTGGACCTGTTCGAGGCGTTCACTGACCTGCTTGAAGGATTCGCCCAGCCGTTTTTCCAACGTACCCTGAAGTTTTTCATCGACGGTCTGGCGCATGGTTTCGAGCTGCCTGGCGTTGTCGGTCTGGAGCATGTGCAGCTTTGTCTCCACGGTGCTGCGAACCGTTTCAAGCTTGGCGGCGTTGGTTTCAGAGAGGCTTGCGATGGCCGCGACCATGGCGTCGAGCTGCTTTTTCTGCGTTTGACCCAGGTCGCCGACGGTCCTGGTTGAAGTTTCTGAAATGCCGTTCAGGGTGGCCAGTATCTCCTCCCGTAGAGCCTTGGAGCTGGCTGCGGACTGCTGCCCGAGGCTGTCCAGCTGAGCCAGGTTGGAGGCTGCGAAGGATGCGAAATTCTGCGCGAGCGTGTCCAGCTGTCTTGATTGCGCGCAGCCGGCGTCGGAGACCCTGTGCATGAGGCCGCCGCCCAGCTCCTTGAATGCGGCGACCACCTCGCGACGTTGTTCGAGCAGGAGGCGTCCGGTTTCATCCCGGTTCCGGGTGATCTCGTCGTGCAGAATCCGCTCGGTCCTCTCCAGGGATTTTTCGACCGCTTCCAGGCGCGCGCCAAGGAGCAGGGTGTTTTTTGAAGTGCGCAGCATGATGGTCAGCAGCAGGAGGATGGTCAGAGCGGGGAGCGCGATGGGGCCGTAGAGAAGAATTTCGTGCATGAGGACCTCGGAAATTTATTGCCGGATAAAGGAAAATGACCGCGAAACCATTTTAAGCCGTCCCTCAGCGGCAGTCTTCGCCAACGGGCTGCTTGAGGGCTGAACCGGAGCGGCTTGTAACCGCCTTGGTATCAGTCTCCAGGGGACCGAGCCCGGGCTTTTTCGGGGATGGTCCCGCCATGCCGGGACCATGGGCCTGCCGCATGGGCGCGCCATGGCCGGTTGCGGTTCGCGGGCGAGGATGAAGGCAAAAGTGCTGGAAATCAATGATGATGGGTGGGTATTTTTCGGTAGATTCGTCTTGGTCTCGCGCCAGACGCGGTCAATCGTCCCTGGCGGAAGAGGTCGCCCGGGGCGTGAGATATCCGGGATGGGACGTCATTGGCCGGATTTAAGGATATATCCGAGCCAGACGTCGCGGTTGCCCAGCAGGGAACGGCTGCGCGTATGTTCAAGAATGGTCAGTTCCTGCCGTCCGAACTCCCGCCGCAACTCCGAATCCGACCAGAGCTGGAAAACCCGCCCGTCCTCGCTCTTTTCGCTTCCGCCCCAGGCCTTCATGCTCAGAAGCATGATCCCTCCGGCTTTCAGCATGCGCATGACGCTGCGCAGCGCCTGCGGGAACTCGGGCTTGGCGAGGTGGACCAGCGTGCCGATGAGCAGGATGCAGTCGTAATGGATGGGGGGCTGGTATTCGAACAGGTCCGCGATGGAGACCGGACAGTCCGAATGCTCGCTGGCCATGATGGCCAGGGTCGGGGAGCGCTCCAGCCCCGATGGCTTGAAGCCCTTGCCCTTGAGCCACTTGAGGTCACGCCCCGAGCCGCAGCCGATGTCGAGGATCGTGCTGCCCGCGCGCAAATGGCGCAGCAGGGGAGTGAGGATGGGAGCCGGATCGATGCGGTTGGTGCGTTCGAAGTAGGCCCGGGCGTTGATCTCGTAGTAGTCGGTCGTGGGCAAGTGGTTCAGCTCCGCAAGGTTCGGGTTGCGTGTCGAAATTGTCCGGTGCGCCGGGTGCCAGAGTCCTTCTAGCGTTGTCGGCGGTAAAAGTCACCTTGCGTCCTGCCGCAGTGGCCTCGAAAGCCGGGGCCATGTTCTTGGTTTTCGTTTTCGGGGAGTGACGACGCTCAAAAAGGCTTCCAGTCCGGTTCGTGTGCGTGTAAGGAAATCGAGGGGTTGGCAATGCGCATTTGTCACGGTTTTCATCTTCCACAGGAGCGACGTTCATGTCTTTTGCCGTTTTACAGAGCGCGTTTGGGCTGGTGGCCTTTGTGCTCATCGCCTGGATTTTGTCCGAGAACCGCCGGGGCGTGCGCTTGCGGCTTGTCGTCATCGGGCTTGCGCTGCAGTTCGCGCTGGCGGTGATGCTGCTCAAGCTGCCCATGTTCCGGGATGTGTTTCTGGCGCTGAACCGGGCCGCGCAGGCGCTGGAGGAGGGGACACGGGCCGGGACGGGCTTCGTTTTCGGATATCTCGGGGGCGGGCCGCTGCCTTTCGCGGAGCCGTATC from Desulfomicrobium apsheronum carries:
- a CDS encoding head maturation protease, ClpP-related; its protein translation is MSAMHISARELLAKAESEARERVKAGKPVQLSPSPVFNAAKSEATLYLYDAIGAWYGIDPREWVPAFAAITAKTIHLRINSPGGAVLDAEAMRVAIAQHPSKVIAHIDGLCASAATGLAIAANEVEMASGGAFMIHNAWGICAGGEQEMLDYAALLRQTTGNIVATYQRRTGKPAAQIRKWMDAETWFTAEEAKSHGFVDRIFTPGQASNAADPGKAKRARALALAEISLKQI
- a CDS encoding DNA recombination protein RmuC is translated as MHEILLYGPIALPALTILLLLTIMLRTSKNTLLLGARLEAVEKSLERTERILHDEITRNRDETGRLLLEQRREVVAAFKELGGGLMHRVSDAGCAQSRQLDTLAQNFASFAASNLAQLDSLGQQSAASSKALREEILATLNGISETSTRTVGDLGQTQKKQLDAMVAAIASLSETNAAKLETVRSTVETKLHMLQTDNARQLETMRQTVDEKLQGTLEKRLGESFKQVSERLEQVHKGLGEMQSLATGVGDLKKVLTNVKTRGTWGEVQLGALLEQVLSAEQYAKNVATKGGAERVEFAIRLPGQDSEAPVLLPIDAKFPIEDYQRLLEAQDRGDVEALEIAGKQLETRVKACAKDIRDKYVSPPHTTDFGILFLPIEGLFAEVIRRPGLSESIQRDFRIVIAGPTTLWSILNSLQMGFRTLAIQKRSSEVWNLLGAVKTEWGKYGEILDAVQKKIHQASETIEKAKVRTRVIGRKLQSVQEMPIADSAVLLSLPVEIEEDEEVSATTN
- a CDS encoding class I SAM-dependent methyltransferase — encoded protein: MPTTDYYEINARAYFERTNRIDPAPILTPLLRHLRAGSTILDIGCGSGRDLKWLKGKGFKPSGLERSPTLAIMASEHSDCPVSIADLFEYQPPIHYDCILLIGTLVHLAKPEFPQALRSVMRMLKAGGIMLLSMKAWGGSEKSEDGRVFQLWSDSELRREFGRQELTILEHTRSRSLLGNRDVWLGYILKSGQ
- a CDS encoding phage major capsid protein, which translates into the protein MNYSDIIAQQTGILDECRELQARDDFSDADQRKFDSLMSKANLLAKQAANYRRLNGLSDPADAMAVANSANNFDGHVSIVSQPSVYKNLGEQLMDVVALTTGNDLRAKSAAAERYQKVMNAASGANTGIDSDGGYLVETDKAADIMTTAIETGVLASRCTRQPIGANSDGFSYLAADDRDRSDGKINGISIYRKGEADEMLAGGKAKLKDRELRLEDMYGLVYVTGRMLRDAAAMGAYVKRNLRQQLAFKLDKEIWSGNGAGECLGIINSDLPVSVAKETSQAAGTIVAENVVKMLGRFRGDLTKAAWYVNQDCLPQLPLLKIADQPIYALDFRKFPLGGLFGLPVVPTEFCSTIGSKWDIMLGDFSEYMLIEKGGVEEAESIHVRFLHDEVAFRFITRNNGQPIHDAPIIPLNGSNTLSPFVTLDERAE